A section of the Prionailurus bengalensis isolate Pbe53 chromosome C2, Fcat_Pben_1.1_paternal_pri, whole genome shotgun sequence genome encodes:
- the LOC122490993 gene encoding basic proline-rich protein-like has protein sequence MSSLQNAGMTEDTKYSSEQLLLRNNFQSDQPLGSGCYQRNPASSVGHVVSSAWKDLFPLRALPSGWGTPTQPKRLRFQPPSPPTTPALGPNPASKSSSKRPSSWPQPLPPPRWPPHPPPGFAAAVREALGTSQNREQLPTSGCRPPRGSGRTGCGRRGRDYALAFRLPQRAGKLRPRAGSNFSKGAQSRAPGVPTPVRDPSTTRAARSPRRAGRGAGLRASAPPGTAQGARRGQLAAKVVVSQPALASHLRDTPSRGPWQPHSHIRSTLRTPLSTLSHGPSPSHACSGRPLPRAPSCTPTRGRGAPSPPRRTPGLRAAPAPASGAREPQPRAATRFRPPGGRQKPGHTRGALPPPAAAPPPATALRGREREAERALCPRAAARPGTLPRGGSRAESPPPPLPPGGPGRPRWGEPG, from the exons ATGTCCTCCTTACAAAATGCTGGCATGACAGAAGACACGAAGTACAGCAGTGAACAGTTACTTCTCAGAAACAATTTCCAAAGTGACCAG CCCCTCGGCTCGGGCTGCTATCAACGCAACCCTGCCTCTTCCGTCGGTCACGTTGTTTCCTCCGCTTGGAAGGACCTCTTTCCTCTTCGGGCCCTTCCCAGCGGTTGGGGAACTCCTACACAGCCCAAGCGCCTCCGCTTCCAGCCACCCTCGCCTCCCACCACCCCTGCTCTGGGACCGAACCCGGCCTCGAAATCCAGCAGCAAGCGTCCGTCCTCCTGGCCGCAGCCCCTACCCCCTCCCCGCTGGCCTCCCCACCCGCCACCTGGTTTCGCAGCGGCCGTTCGGGAAGCCCTCGGCACTTCCCAGAATAGAGAGCAGCTGCCAACGTCAGGCTGCCGCCCGCCGCGGGGTTCCGGGCGCACGGGGTGCGGGCGGAGGGGACGTGACTACGCTCTGGCCTTCCGTCTCCCCCAACGGgccgggaaactgaggcccagggctgGCAGCAACTTCTCCAAGGGTGCACAGTCCCGGGCCCCAGGCGTCCCGACCCCCGTCCGCGATCCCTCGACCACACGCGCCGCCCGGTCGCCCCGGAGAGCCGGGCGAGGAGCGGGTCTCCGAGCGAGCGCTCCGCCCGGGACCGCGCAGGGCGCCAGACGCGGCCAACTCGCCGCGAAAGTTGTTGTCTCCCAGCCTGCCCTCGCCTCTCACCTCCGAGACACACCTTCCCGCGGGCCCTGGCAGCCGCACTCTCACATCCGGTCCACCTTGCGCACACCCCTCTCCACGCTCTCTCACGGCCCCTCGCCCTCCCACGCCTGCAGCGGGCGGCCGCTCCCCCGCGCCCCCTCGTGCACTCCCACCCGCGGCCGGGGCGCGCCTTCCCCGCCCCGCCGCACGCCTGGCCTCCGCGCCGCGCCCGCCCCGGCTTCTGGCGCCCGGGAGCCCCAGCCCCGGGCCGCGACCCGCTTCCGCCCGCCCGGCGGGCGGCAGAAGCCAGG ACACACGCGGGGTGCGCTGCCGCCGCCCGCCGCTGCTCCTCCTCCCGCCACCgccttgagagggagagagagggaggcagagagagcgctTTGTCCGCGCGCCGCCGCCCGGCCCGGGACTCTGCCCCGAGGAGGCAGCCGCGCCGAGTCCCCGCCTCCGCCTCTGCCCCCGGGCGGGCCGGGCCGGCCGCGGTGGGGGGAGCcaggctga